Proteins from a genomic interval of Rosa chinensis cultivar Old Blush chromosome 2, RchiOBHm-V2, whole genome shotgun sequence:
- the LOC112184700 gene encoding transcription factor GTE11-like, translated as MGCDSKRRRREDVGDTTISSSKKQKLMPMTGLEQTQKLLCCGILQELIDHRHGSVAVRIPDSQEVRRPMDLSTVKSKLERDNYSSIDAFVADVKLTFQNALWYYSLGEKQHAMAKNLGKVFEAKWKLRFPETRSSKASCASLDRSVSLITPLSLQQLNNNKRGGGAKRSSRNLDEEKGSASAITCAVDKDKERRIKRGLDEEKGSASAITCAVNKYKELRIKRLREQARFLLQGVSLVDT; from the exons ATGGGTTGCGATTCTAAAAGAAGGCGTAGAGAGGATGTGGGTGACACAACGATTTCATCATCCAAGAAGCAAAAGCTGATGCCGATGACAGGTTTGGAGCAGACCCAAAAGCTTCTTTGTTGCGGGATCTTGCAGGAGCTAATTGATCACCGTCATGGCTCTGTGGCTGTTCGAATCCCTGATTCTCAGGAGGTTCGAAGGCCTATGGATCTGTCCACCGTCAAATCCAAGTTGGAGAGAGACAACTACTCCAGTATTGATGCCTTTGTGGCCGATGTCAAGCTTACCTTCCAAAACGCGTTATGGTATTACTCTCTTGGAGAAAAACAGCATGCAATGGCCAAGAATCTTGGTAAGGTTTTTGAGGCTAAGTGGAAATTACGGTTTCCTGAAACTAGGTCTTCAAAAGCTTCTTGTGCTAGTTTGGATAGGTCTGTGTCTCTTATTACTCCATTAAGTCTTCAACaactcaacaacaacaaaagaggaGGAGGGGCCAAGAGGTCATCCAGAAACCTTGACGAAGAGAAGGGTTCTGCTTCTGCTATCACTTGTGCAGTGGATAAAGATAAGGAACGCCGAATCAAGCGCGGCCTTGACGAAGAGAAGGGTTCTGCTTCTGCTATCACTTGTGCAGTGAATAAATATAAGGAGCTCCGAATCAAACGGCTAAGGGAACAGGCTC GATTCTTGTTACAGGGTGTATCGTTGGTTGACACTTGA